The Gossypium hirsutum isolate 1008001.06 chromosome A13, Gossypium_hirsutum_v2.1, whole genome shotgun sequence nucleotide sequence aaatcagagacggcctcatctacgtgccctaaagctctagggaaaattaccaatccatagatacctagagcgaagacatccactcttttcttcacatcagggtgtgctaatactaaacctcgcaagcttttccaaggaacgcatttactgtctcctttctgttggattcgggcagcgacccactgttcgctcatccctgtaatgctcatcaatttttttaataatgtcgggacactagcagctctagaataggccttgtcaatttgaatctttggacaccgaagcaaggtcgtatattcttccacggtgggcaccaagtccacttttccaaaagtgaaacaactgtaagcaggattccaaaactgggctagggctcggaataaatgcttgtccactttgacaccaagtaAGTAAGGCAAGTCCCCGTAGTCACGGTAAAACATCTGCTTAgtcccgtcgtcccattgatcccatatttccttcatttctcgaatatcattttggattacgctgatacgagtgaagtcccataactctgatacgtacccttctgcaagactatcgcctttctctctccacatcgtctcagcccataatcgtacagctgcattgtcttctactttatcaagaaacctcttttccatgataagctttctatctatactgaacgtgaatcgacacctcttttgaaatgaaaatgccatgcaatcacaaacaaagcaaattagatctaggatttaaagtaaacaataacaaataaagcatctattcggtaagcactagggtctggaatagctctatctcggtaGGTTCTTATGGTTcgctatgtgtggtttggttctaaagtaagggtacctgaaccagcagattcctcgatcctcacccattataggctcatatggaccgagttcagttcaggggaatacatttccctatggccatgcggagatgaaaatctcacgaagacataggtacggatgtatcccggaagcgattcactatcccatgcggaggtgaaaacctcacgaaggcgtagtttctcactcccacttaaaagggtatgaccagcggtcatgcacTGCAATGTgcggaggtataaaataaaatacagaacacgataaaaatataactcaaaacaaaagagatgcaatgagaggatcgtaaatttaaatcgaattttcaactttcgacaaaaagacaagaaataatcaacacgtggcttgactctcttatattccccagtggagtcgccaagctgttgacaccatttttttgacggAAAACGGGGTCaatttggattttgaaaataaaacgaaaaatgggagtcgccaccaatcctttttaatgaggtgtgattggatcacctcaaaaacTGGTTGTttctaataaatgatttaattttattaaaacaacgattttggtccacgaaattcagaaaacgggttcgggagtcggttacgtacgaggaaggattagcaccctcgtaacgcccaaaattggtacctagttgattagttaatgtcttgatgtcgaaaattgataacttaaaagaattttaaaaaatacgatccttgattaaaacgttgaaaattttcaagaaaaggagggtatttcacgttattcgagaaagagaatcatttCCAGTAAggaggacacaatgtctcgaattcccgatacgcgaatgaaaagtgcttatttagaaaatatttaattatcttggattaaaaagggatcacaaccagtaagttaggacacgatcctttttaattcccgatattttaaaaaaattcgtgtaataaagtttaagagaatattcaattgtttaaatcaaatgaagaaatcgcaacccaatacgttaggacacaatttatcaaaatattaaacactgaatattacatttatttcgaaaaattctCGTTTCGAGAAAGcaacatgtcacatccaatgcgttaggacacaacgtattgaattcttgATAACGAGCTTGTTATCATTTTTGAAGAGTAGTCTCGATTATTTAAGTTCAACGAAGAaagtcggaacccaatacgttagggctcgattctctcgaagatccaaaataccgaatattacttatattttttaaaatttcttttctttgaaatcTAAATAGAAATGGGCGTAATGGAAAGATGATGATGTAAGCAAAATAATCTCGAGGAAaacaaaatataagtaaataagaaattatatatataaataaaatcaattacgTATATACAATAATAAACCAatataaagcataataaataataataataatggacatacaaataaataaataaatgaagaaaataaataaaagatatgtatatggattataaaaaaaataaaagcataaacaTTTACATACATATaggtatatagattataaaataatatgtatatatataatataagtatATACGTTATATAAGAAAGGTGTGTATgcacataaatttataaaaatatgaaaaatatatgtatgtatgtatttcaaaattattaaatataaaagtttatgtaagtatgtatatgcacgtatatgtatataaaaatatatataaaaattataaaatataaaatatatataagtatgtatatatataaatgaggaaataataataataatataatattaagaaatgaacaaaataacaaaaggactaagttaaaaatttaacaaaattcgggtcaaatcacaaataaataaaaagggagggATAATTCTAAACACGCGCGAGACATGGAGGGACTAAAGATGAAATTTGTCCTTCGCCTTTAAAACGACGTAGTTTCAGAAGGGACTACATTGAAAACGCAATAAAATTCCGGGTAAaattcaaaagataaaaaaaacctaattttaaaagcattaaaaagcggaagggctaaacgcgcaattagcccttccgttaaaacacgcggatcccccaaGGCAGACGGGTCGGGTCTCGGGTCAggagcccaaaacgacgtcgttttggggctgtcCTGACCCtatcaaaacggtgccgttttaaatttaatataaataccaaaaaaatattaaaaaaagtttcATCTTCATTTTTAACAAAACAGGGAGAGAGTCAGAACTCTCTCAACACCCTCTCCCCAGGAACCGACCAAAGGCTCCGGCGCACCTCCGCCGTAGCTCCGCCACAGACGGCGGCCGGAGGTGCAAAACGAAACCTTTCTTAGCCCCGCTTGAAGCCCACTCCCTTTAGAACTCGGATACAAAGTCGAATCCTTTAAAAAATGAGTCAAAACCGAAAAGAAGAGAAGGAATCCGTTCGCCTTCCCTCCTCTCCGGTGCGGCGCAGGTAAGGCTTCATCTCGtcctttttgttttctatttgatatacaaaataaagaaaataaataaaaaaggaaatgcGAATCTGATGGAAATAACAACCTGGAATCtgtttgtttgcttttatttctttCTGCTAATGcgtttcttttgttctttttttacaaaaaatcccAAGACCCTAGTTTACATGCttgtttcggcttttatagccttatttTTGCTCTCTGTTCTTTGTTGTTTTGTGTTTGCAGGGTATGGCCGGTGCTGGTGGTGGGGGTGTCAGACGGTATGGGCGTCGTGGTGGCCAAGGCTGAGGCGTGCGAGTGGCGACCGGTCAGAGGCGTGCATGCGTGAGGGGGGCAGACGAGGCTGAGCGGCGCGCCCTAGGCATGCTGCGCCTAGGGTTTTCTGCTGCAaacatttgtttgttttttttttatttgggctagggtttctgctaTTGGGCTAGGTAGTGGGTTGAATTTTGGGTTTGttattttgtaattggactgttgtttattgttttaatattcgggcctgggcataaaattgggccttacaatGGCTTTCAAATTAAGTTCCGAATTAGTGGATGCTGCCAAAGGGAGTGGCGATGCCATACGCAAAAAGGAAGAGACTCATAGAATGGCAGAGGCAAATAGAGCTTTTGCACATTTTCGTTAATCCATGAACAGGATCGATATAGACACATAGATTCATGGATCTATACATCTCGATCGGAAAAGAatcaatagaaaaagaaagaatcggAATTGATCGATATATTTTTCGAAACAAACGAAAAGGAAACGAAAGCTGAAACATAAATCATGGATCAACTAAGCCCTCTCGGGGACTTGCTTAAGAATAAGAAAGAGGAATCTCATGTAAATACCATGGAATAAGGTTTGATCCTATTCATGGGGATTCCGTAAATATTCCCATTCCAAAACTAGAAAGTTCGAAACAATTGGGATTTTTTTTGGAGATTGGATGCAGTTACTAATTCATGATCTGGCATGTACAGAATGAAAACTTTATTCTCGATTCTACGAGAATTTTTATGAAAGCCTTTCATTTGCTTCTCTTCGATGGAAGTTTTATTTTCCCAGAGTGTAGACTTAGTATTCTTTTAAAGTTGATCCTCTATTCATTGTCCTTGGAGGTATTTATAGGCAAGGGTCTCGTGTAAAATGGTGTTAATGTGTTGGACTCACCATCTATCCATCATTATGAAGCACGTGGAGGATGTCTTCAATAGGATAATGATATTTGAACAGGACAAATCTTGTCATTCATTTTGACTCGATGGGATAAAGTAGTTGAGCACACGTGATGTTTGGTCACCAACAACTTCATATTCTCAATGAAGATTAGGTCATTCGTTGTCCGGATTAGCTCGTAGGTACCCTCTCGACTTACTGATGGCAGCCTTACTGTTCTGATTTGCCATGTGTCTTAACATGGATAGGGGTATAACAGTGTtcgaataattattatttgaacCAAATTAGTACAAATtacaattgaattgaaaaatcaaaatatatctaaactaaaaattaagacAAATCTAGACATGACTTGCACATAGTAAAACTTAAACCCATAATAAATCTTTTGTAGTTCTTAAGATGCTATATGAAAAGTGAATGTGCTTGTTGAAAATAACTAATAGTAATTTTTTACTTGTCGccaattaaattttagtttagtttatttTAGTTGAGATTGTTACTATTATAACAATTAGAAGGACATGGATTCAAGTGCACTTAAATGTGTCTTTTTTTCCAATTAAAGGGTGGAGAGAGGTTATAAGTATAAgtaaattttgtataattttttttcttgtttttaaaaaaataaaaacaaaattttattaatttaatttcaaaaatattttttttatattatcttcCATTGAATTAGTGTAACTTACAATAATTTAATATTACCCACACCAGCAATCCTCTAAAAATTGAATCATGTTATACATTTATGCAGCTTGTTTTAGGGTCCAATTGCTCAACTATGGTGCATCCTTGCTATTTTGTGGTCAATTAgttgaaaattatttgagaaaatTTTGGTGCATTTTCCATGAAAAAGAATACCAAACATAATATagcataattttaattttgtagaACAGGCATTGTTTGAAATTGGAGCATGGTAAGCGCTTCtagaaatacataatatatatagatatatatataaaagatgttTGGTATTTGAAATATAgcttattttttacttaaatttaagcTTAAATTTAGTTCTAGTAATTTGATTTGACATACCTAcgttttaaaaaaacatataatttttaaaattttttaattcgtctgatttttattttttgttttgtctaGTGACGGTGTCAGCTTTCGAGTTGGTTATCTCTCGTCTTCTCCTTTCTCATCAACCCTTTCTTTCTTCTCATTCACTACACATGTTTGCTCTCTTTTCAGTTTGCAAATACCTGTGATAGACAGATGACGGTACCTGTCGTTCGCTAAAACTTCATCGGCCACTAGTAGTTTTTCTAGAAAAGTGAGTAGCTCTCCGTCAACTTCtaaatttgtttatgttttgagagtatttcggaataataaatgatttcacgagtCGATTTAGACacgtgttgtcttaagttttatttttttttgtttgcttttccattgtttaataagtctccagtttagaattttttgtttgctCTTGTAGCATGTTTTTTTGGTAttgcttatgcatgtaatcttaattttacaagtgattttagggatgctTTTGTTGTcatcctctctagtttggtgaatactcgattcttttgtcgatttttgctcGTCACTTTGGACTATTCGAGGTTGATTTCCTTATTGTATTAAGTGTTTGCAATCAATTCAGATATGTCATACTTGAATTATGACAAAGCCAATTGTCAACATGTCATAATATACTATTAATGTAGCTTGTCCTTCACCATCCAtgacaaaatatttattattttttcttaaattatatgATTTCATTCATCGAACGAATTAATGAATTTACCTATATATAGTACATGCCTAATCACCCTATATTATGTTACTAACCTATTGTTGATCAGTTTTTGAAGTCATGGTAAGACCACGTCACCCAACTAatgataatttattaaaaataaatttattttttaaatatatacaaacTATGGAacacatttaaatataattaatatatatttaataaaaatgtaaacATTGCAACCAAACCTTGAGGTTAAACAAATCCATTCCAGGcaaaaaattgtttaaataatttgCATAATTATGAATTAACGAAAAAATTAAGGGGGTAAAAGCATAAATAAAGCAAAGTATGATCGAGTCCCTAAACTAAAGCATTaagtttttccctttttttccatTAACTAAAGCATTAGTTAGAAGAAAAGACAAAAAGTAGCGTGACATGGGCACCAGCTGGCTCGcctttcacaaataaaataaaatacaatttaaaataggtgagtttcataaaatttaaaatttcaacatcGTCCCTCACAAGAAATTTTTTCACAAAGTCAATATCTTGtggtagaaaaattaaatatataaaataaaaaaataaaattgggaagaaattttaaattagattcaatttgatttgatttcgaAAAATATGATTACTAGATATAAGATAgctttagataaaaaaatattgtacACATTTTTACGGATTTAATCTCACTATGATCTCGAGTTTGAAAatagatagttttttttttaaaaacaaaggaTTAGTAAAGGACTAATTTATCAAAAATACATTGTATAGGgactttttataaaatttaacctaaaaaaagTAAATACAGGTAAACAAGGCTCTAAAGCAAATGATAATTTTGTGGAGGGGTGAAAATATCTTATAGGTCCTTTTATAGGAATCAAAAttattaattcgattaatttagtgactatattattaaaaatttaaataagattaaattttactagaattaatattttttatcaaaatttatcatttactatttagtgcagttaatatttttgaaactttataattttataaatgaaatattttgtttagaattaaaattacagttgaaaaaattgtttttttgggtattttttaataataagtattaattctattaaaaattaacttaaatcaatttttttaataatataaaaattaaattaatctatttaataataaaaaaattaattttacctGTACACTACAATAAACTACCTGACAAGTATTTTCACTTTTATGTATATGTTAGTCCATAATAACGATTATAAGTTGAATTTGGATGTGCAAAGATATCAACAAAAAGATACATATATCGAGAGAGAGAAATCTAGCTATAGACCGTTTAATTAAGATAGTATCTAACAGAAAAAAAGTCGGTGTGCCAATGTTTACTGAAACTCATACAAAACTTTTAGCAATTTTTCATTACCTTCACTTTTAACATAATTAGTATTGATAAATGGGaatgttttatcatttttggttgaaaaaaaattacattattttgaaaaatagaagatTAGTGAATGGACTAAGTTGGCCAAAAATACTGAGTGTAGGGATCAGTTGTAAAATTTAACCTGAAaagtaaaaatacaaaataaagaagaagaaaaaaatgaaagaatagaaaATGGGTGTTTAATGATGGATAGGATAGATATTGCAGCAGCTGAAGAACAGAAGCCGGAGAGCTTCCATGGTGAAAGATGAGAGAGACAGCAGAGGGGATTGAAAGAGATGGCcatgaaagcaaaaaaaaagggggggtttaagggaggttttttttttttaggtccACCAACTGGTAGTTAAGAGATAGAACTCCTTAACCAAACATATCTTCAACAACACCcaaagaagatgaagatgaagaacgAAGAGTAagaatttcaaacaaaaaaagaaggaaaCTGGGTTTTAAAGCAAGAGCCTTTGGAAACTAAAAAGTTATATTTTTCCTCCCttgttttttatttctcaaaaaaagAGATAAACAGTTACAGGGTGAAAGGTATCATTAATGGTATATAGGACCATAGGGTTCCAAGATTATGAGTGAAATCTCTCACGTGGggtttgaaatggaaatgatggATGGAGAATATATATGAttagtaaaaaaaagaaagatgagcCAAAAAAAAGTGATGTAATTCATTCATTGCCATTTCCTTTACCTCTTTCTCTCCCCTCCCCCTCCCTTTAGTCTGAATATTGCTATCGTTATCCTTTTATTTGGAGCAACACACAGctaaggttttttttcttttatttagaaTTTTCATGTGCAAAATTTTCGATGAAAAAGTGAAGTGTTGGGTTGTTCTGTGTTCTTGGGATCACAAAgtgtttggttttttttaaggattTTGCTCAGCAGATTGGGTGGTGTCTTTGAGAAATCCTGTTCCCTATAACTTCAGCAACTGTTACCGGTTTCCAGGTATTTTTCCCCCTATGTTCCTCTCTTCACTTTCTTTCCCTTTtgtgaaggttttttttttgttgggatTTGCAGGTTTTGGGGTTTATCTCAGTTCTTTGTTGTCTTCTTTGTTTCTCAGTTCATCTACTTTGTTTCTCGTATCCTGTTTTATCATGTTTCCCCTGGTTTGAGTTTTGTTTTTATGTTCCTGGATTCCTGTTTTTAGTTCCCGTGTATTTTTCATATATTCTTCTTTATACTTTTGTTTAAACTTCAAAGTTTTCAGTGTTGGTTATGATAGTAGTCCTTTCATTTGCCTATTTCAGTTCGATTTCATGACTATGTAATTTGACTTGAACCGGAGCGAGGAACGTTTCGAGATTGAGAGAAATATGGCTAGTTATTACACGGGTTCTGATAATCAAAGAGATACTGCACCGATGATCTATTTAAGGGAATCGATGCCTGGTTCGTTTCTAGAGGGACCGGTTCTTCCTGGTAATACGATGTTGTATATGAGTTCAGGGTCATTCTCAGATGCATTTGCTGGGAATTCTCAGCAGCAAAACAACTGTGTTGAGATTCCGACCGTGGAAGCTGCAACTTCGCAGCAGCAACAAATCTTGTCGAACCTCGATTGCTCGAGAGAGCAGGATTTCAGTGGTTGGAGGGATGGTAGAAATGAAATGCCAGCTATGCATCTAATGGGCAGTACTTCTGGCATCGGTCATGATGGCCAAAACTTGCAAGGTCAAGGATTATCTTTAAGCCTTGGTACCCAAATCCCTTATCGAAACCCCAGTTCGGGTTTTCCTAGTGGTAATCAAGAGTCAAACAAAGGGGAATTATCCGCATTTGGAATGTCAAGTATGGTAAGAACTATTCCTAATTCCAAGTATCTCAAGGCAGCACAACAACTGCTTGATGAAGTTGTTAATGTTCAAAAGGCTCTAAAGCAGCCCGATGGAGAGAAAAACCGGAACTCGCTAGAAAATCGGGTGAAGAGTTCCAAGGAAGATGATGGGGGTTCAAAGAATGTGCCTGCAAACCAGCAAGAATCCTCCATCAACTCTCCAAAAGAGCTTTCACATGCTGAAAGACAAGAATTACAAAGCAAGTTAACGAAGTTGTTGTCGATGTTGGATGAGGTAAGATTCAAATAACTGTAATCACATTTTCCCGTAAGCTTTCTGGAGAAACTCTTGCAGCTGGAGTCCTAGTTGAATCTTTTTCGTTATGGTTTCGGACAGAAGCTTCGTTTGAGTTGTTTGATTTGTTTGTGTTACTTTGTTCTTTTTCCGGACAGAAGCTTTGGGTTGGGCCTATTCTCTTGGTTTTGTGTTTACTGTTTTATTGTGTTTGTTTTTTCTGATTGTGTTTGATGTTGAATGGTTATTATTTCAGGTTGATCGAAGGTATAAACAGTATTATCATCAGATGCAGATTGTGGTATCCTCGTTTGATGCGCTAGCAGGGTGTGGAGCTTCTAAGCCTTACACTGCACTTGCACTACAGACTATATCTCGCCACTTCCGGTGTTTGCGAGATGCCATTAATGGTCAAGTTCAGGCAACACGTACAAGTCTAGGGGAACTGGATGCTTCGGAAAACAGTAAAGAATTAAGAATTACTCGACTGCGTTATGTGGATCAGCAGCTAAGGCAACAGAGAGCTCTTCAGCAGTTTGGTATGATGCAACAACATGCATGGAGGCCTCAGAGAGGGCTGCCCGAAAGCTCTGTTTCAATACTTCGTGCTTGGCTATTTGAGCATTTTCTTCATCCGTAAGTTCAACAAAACACTTCCCTCATTGATTTCTCAACGTTGTACTTACTGCTATCTCAATTGTCTTCCAGCTACCCGAAGGATTCTGATAAGATCATGCTAGCAAGACAGACAGGCTTAACTAGAAGTCAGGTAATTAAAGCAGACGCAATTAGCAGTGGTTTCTAGAATTCGATTATAACAAATTGTTTGGTGCGAGGAGTGTTCATTCGAAACTATCTGCTACATGATGGCTTCATTTCCATAGGTTTCATCACTGATGCTTTGATGATATATTTTCCATATGACCAGGTTTCTAATTGGTTTATAAATGCTCGGGTGCGTCTTTGGAAGCCCATGGTGGAAGAGATGTACAAGGAAGAATTTGCTGATGCAGAAATGGACTCTAATTCTTCATCTGATAATGCGGTCAAAGCAGCAACAAAAGGCGATACAATGACCTCTGAGGACAGAGGTGAAGATTTGCAACAAAGTGGGAGTTCATCAGCGACAGAAAGATGTAGCAACGGACAGTTGATGGATTCCAAATCCGAGAATGTTCACGATGCAGATATCTCAGGGTCAACTATTGGAGCCGGATTCCTGAATGCCTCGTGTGGAGAAGCCAAAACCGAATATGTGTTACAGAAGCTAAGGGAGGAGCAGAGGCTTACTATGGATGACTCTAATATCTTCCCTGACGCAAGTGTTCATCTGGATGGTGGTAGTCACCGGTTTATGGGTGCTTCCGGTTACAATGTGTCGGAATTGGGGAGGTTTGGAAGCGGTGTATCTCTCACTTTAGGATTGCAGCATTACGAGGATGGTAGCATATCTATGTCGGGTGGAAGCCATCATCAAAATTTTGTTGCAATGAGAGGGGATGATATGTACAATCATATACCAACTGAAACCGGGGATTTCGAATGCATGAATCCTAGTAACCGGCAGCACAGGTTGAGTTCCTCTAAGTTGTTGCATGATTTTGTAGCATGATACGTGCTTGAACATGAAGCACAATAGCCAGACGTTCTCACCTCCCTCTCCAACATGGAAAACTATAAAAACACAGTTGTAATATATGAAGAAATTGATTGGCCATTCTGCATATTtgtaaaaattacataaaatttttctTCATATGTTGAAAGAGAAAATATGTACAATTAGTATAgctttaaggaaaaaaaaagaaataaaaggttgAAATTGGATTGTTGTAGGCGCATTGGACACAATGATTTTCAGTTTTGCAGTCTGCATTCTTGGTGGTCCACCACATATATTATCATGACATGTGGCATGATTACATtttgacatgtggcaaaaaataaaaaatatcacgTCTAAATGTGAGGTAGTCATGTATTACTATATTAATAGTCATTAGTTTTACATTAACGTATTTTAATAGTGTTAGTCAAGCAACTAAAaataatatcaagttagatttacaatttttaaattttgatatcaattaagtccaaaaaaaaaaaaatttaaacggAAGTTGTTAAGTTTAGATACTTCTATATATATTAACCCTTAATTTCACTGCACATGACAAAAGTCCAAACTTAGCAATTTCACATTAGTAAATTCGgaattaaaattacaattaaatcAAATTGGTTGATTGgatgaattaatttaaatattttttaataatttatttaagaaTAAAGGTTGAACCAAGAACTATTTAATTTGATGAACCACtggctaaaacatcaaaatctccCAAATTTGATTAAAGGAATAAAAGTTTAAGTCTTTTCGGAAATAAATCAAACACTAAGCGTACATACGAATTGGAAGTGGCAGCTGTTCCGTAGAAGATGAAAGGAAAGCCTCGAAAACAAAGAGCCACCTTTCTCAAAGTATCTATTCCATATGGAAGCGCTAATAGCAACATATGGAGACGACAACTCATTGAACTCCGACTTCAACCACTCTCCTCGGCTATCTCTTCCCGCCAATTCCAACCCCCAAACAGAGGAGATGCTGTCGtctcctctccctctccctctgcCTCCTGTTTCTCTCCTACACCCTCCCAATTTCCTTAGTAATTCAAACTACAACAAATTTTCCTTAACTttcttttactaaaatattttactCTTTTTGCTCATCAACTATTCTTTTTCTtgataatgaaaaaaaatgatatttgacTTACTTACAAACTGGTCAACCCAGTAGAGTGAGAAGCTTCCCTCAGGTCGAAGGCAACTATGCTTTGCACGTTTACATTTCAGGTACTTTTTTTGAATGGCCACAATTTTTTATCAATCgataatattgaattgaatgaattgcctttttttttatttactctaCTAATTAT carries:
- the LOC107913547 gene encoding BEL1-like homeodomain protein 6 produces the protein MASYYTGSDNQRDTAPMIYLRESMPGSFLEGPVLPGNTMLYMSSGSFSDAFAGNSQQQNNCVEIPTVEAATSQQQQILSNLDCSREQDFSGWRDGRNEMPAMHLMGSTSGIGHDGQNLQGQGLSLSLGTQIPYRNPSSGFPSGNQESNKGELSAFGMSSMVRTIPNSKYLKAAQQLLDEVVNVQKALKQPDGEKNRNSLENRVKSSKEDDGGSKNVPANQQESSINSPKELSHAERQELQSKLTKLLSMLDEVDRRYKQYYHQMQIVVSSFDALAGCGASKPYTALALQTISRHFRCLRDAINGQVQATRTSLGELDASENSKELRITRLRYVDQQLRQQRALQQFGMMQQHAWRPQRGLPESSVSILRAWLFEHFLHPYPKDSDKIMLARQTGLTRSQVSNWFINARVRLWKPMVEEMYKEEFADAEMDSNSSSDNAVKAATKGDTMTSEDRGEDLQQSGSSSATERCSNGQLMDSKSENVHDADISGSTIGAGFLNASCGEAKTEYVLQKLREEQRLTMDDSNIFPDASVHLDGGSHRFMGASGYNVSELGRFGSGVSLTLGLQHYEDGSISMSGGSHHQNFVAMRGDDMYNHIPTETGDFECMNPSNRQHRLSSSKLLHDFVA